Within the Oncorhynchus kisutch isolate 150728-3 linkage group LG13, Okis_V2, whole genome shotgun sequence genome, the region gatggagatggggatttggacttgtggttttgacttaattctctgtacaggccaatgattatATGATTCTGATGTAACCATAAATGAATATTCTGTGCAATTTGCCTGAGAAGATTGAAGTTCAATATGCAGTCTAGATGTAGCCTAGCCCTTTTAGTCTCAcaattaactagctagctaatttagctggTCAATATTTGCCCATGCggggaagttaggctagcaagcatgTTAGCTAGGTAGCCTAGGACAATGAAAACTAAAAGCTTACTtactgtatgacagagccatGGACCATTTTGCCAACataaaagagaggaggatgacattGGCGTGCAACTAGTTTACAAGTAGGGTCAGTCCAAAAATGATTTTGCTTGCTCGCACACGTactcatacacatgcacacacacaacattgaCTAAATCGTTTTTGTATCTTTACGTTTGTTTTCAGTGTATGAAACTAAGCATGTGCAAACTAAGCAACCCTATTGATTTGACGATGTTTAAATGTTTGTTGAAATAGTGTTGAAATAGCTGAGGcagtgctcctgttgtctttgtgcAGATTTGCAataactctgtggttctaaatcattagttgtttagtaaactgtcaaacattaacttgcttgaccattcTGCACGTGAAAAAAcggtttgttacatgcaatatttgctttgtggacctcaccagacagatgttgctctccggtttgtgatgaaacaaacgtATGTGTAGTTGAATTTATGTGTAGTTGATTTTTTactggcttggcttggcttccTCAGTGATTTTAACACCGgtaggacgtttggcatttgccagagaacaccaagattggcaaattcgccactgtcgccctgtgctcttcacagatgaaagcaggttcacactgagcacgtgacagacgtgacagtctggagacgccatggagaacgttctgctgcctgcaacatcctccagcatgaccggtttggcggtgggtcagtcatggtgtgggggtggcatttatttggggggccgcacagccctccatgtgctcgccagaggtagcctgactgccattaggtaccgagatgagatcctcagaccccttgtgagaccatatgctggtgcggttggccctgggttcctcctaatgcaagacactgctagacctcatgtggctggagtgtgtcagcagtttctgcaagaggaaggcattgatgctatggactggcccgcccgttccccaattgagcacatctgggacatcatgtctcgctccatccaccaacgccacgttgcaccacagactgtccaggagttggcggatgctttagtccaggtctgggaggagatccctcaggagaccatccgccaccttatcaggagcatgcccaggtgttgtagggaggtcatacaggcacgtggaggccacacacactactgagcctcattttgacttgttttaaggacattacatcaaagtaggatcagcctgtagtgtggttttccactttaattttgagtgtgactccaaatccagacctccgtgggttgataaatttgatttccattgatcatttgtgtgattttgttgtcaacacattcaactatgtaaagaaaaaagtatttaataagaatactTCATCCATTCAGatataggatgtgttattttagtgttgcctttatttttttgagcagtgtatcaaTAAgaccaacacatacagtatgattgtaacggttttcttctggtgaaagagaggcggaccaaaatgcaacgtggttagttttgtacatctttaataaagatgaaaatacaacaatctacaaaacaagaaacgtgaaaaaaaacaaaacagtcctatctggtgccacaaacacaaagacaggaacaatcacccacaagagacctaaagaatatggctgcctaaatatggttcccaatcagagacaacgataaacacctgcctctgattgagaaccactctaggcaaccatagacttacctagagtactactctaaccacaatcccataactacaaacaaccccagacaaaacaaaccacacaaatccccatgtcacaccctggcctaaccaaaataataacgaaaacacagaatactaaggccagggtgtgacaatgaTAGAAAATACATGGAGAGCTGGGGTCGAagtacagtgagagagggagtgcgaGAAAGAGATGGAGCTGGATGGAATGATGGAAGGACAGAGACGGACAGTTGTCACTTAAGCGTGTCCTGATGAATACTAATTGCTGTGAACTAAAGAGCCAGAAAGAGTTCCATTGATGGCTGAGCACAATGGAGAAGGGACAGGGGAAGAAGAGGAATTCTATTATTTCATTTTTCCCTTCTCCTCGTGTTTGTATGCCAGCCCGCCGCCTGTTGTCTTTGGGGGGGAAAGGAGACTGTGGCTCTCACAATGCAGCCCTTGTGTCTGGGACCACAGGGCCAGAGTAAGCCAGGGCTCACACAGCTTCCTCCCTCCCTGCAAGATGGAAAGGTCCTCAGCGTACAGGCAGGCTTGCGATCAATAGGGTTTTGGGATGATAAATTGAGCTCACTGGCGTAGGGGAAACCCCAGTAGCCCCCGCAAGGTGGGGGTCCCATGAGCTCTGGGTGCCCATGCGCCCATCATCTCACACCTACAGTATGTCTAAATGTTATTATATTTTTTGATAAATCATTTTGACAGTAACCCTCCTTTTCAATGTCAACATGTAGCATCAAAGTGTTTGTGTTGTCAATCTACATTGGGCTGTTACATGGAAAATTCATTTTACAATCTGCAATGTTTGAATTTCCAACTTTAATTGCTGAACAAGTACATACAATATTGTCGCCAGCCATGATTCTAAATAGCAGACACAGTAGGCCTATAGCTTCGTGAAACATAAACGTTCGGCTTAACATGAGAAAATGCAGACCAAATAAAAGTAAACATGAATCCATTAAAGCAAAGCTATAGGCTACTACAAGCTTTAGCACCACATAATGTGATAGGCAGCAGTGGAGATGTCGCAATTTAAGAACCATGGACAGCGATCAGTAAGTAGTCTAAACTTCGTGAGTGGCTGACGCATGAGATTTTCTGAAAACTCCAACTTTTCTGGGGTCAGAGAAACTGCGCTAAGCCAGTGGTTGAGCTAGCAGTAGGTTACATCCTTGCTACTTAAAGTCACAGCATGGACTAGCAACATGGTTACTTCCATGGGGCTATGCTGCTGTTTTACCCATAGACAATACCAGGCTCAAAACTAACATGTATAAATATCCCTTTCTCTAACTGTTTCTCTATTACATAAATACAGTAACAGACACATAGTTTCAAACCCTTTGAAAACGGGCAACTCTTCCTCACTTCCTCTCACGTGTCCCTTATTGACAAGTAGaggatggaggcagagagagacacaatggCAGCCTGTCAGATCACATCCTCATTAACATCTGGAGCAGAAAGGAGAACAACCCTGTTTACAGGgtctgagagagggggggtggaagaagggagatggagagggcgcTTGAAGAAGGGAgcggagggcgagggagggaagaagggagagggggggagggaagaagagagagagggagagagggagagagggggagagagagagggagagagggagagagggagagggagagagagagaccttgaaggtcaaagggaggagggagaaattGCAGTGGCAGAAAGGGTCTCAGGGAAACCAACGGTCATGTTTGGCTGAATAACCCTCAAAGGTGATCAGTCACCACTGTTTTGAAGAGAAAAATAAATCCTCATCTCATCAACTGCTACAGGTTAGAGCTTTGGGATTTTCTTTTGGTGTCTGTTGATCTGTTGTGGTCCTCCTAGGGGCAAATGTTCGATGTATAAAACTGTTTTTCTAAGTACAATCAAAAATGCTCTACCACATTATGTAACCATTCTAAATCAGATAATGTCGTTATTCTattgcagggagagggagggtgactTGCTTCATTATGAACTGTGCTGCTATTTTGATACTAACCACAAGTTGTTTCAGTTGGACGTCTGCTATTTATCTCCCAAACAGACAAGGTATTTATCATTTTCTGAGTATAAAAGGTATTTTAGCTTATGACAGGAGAGTATGCAGAATTGCATCCATCTATTGAATCTGTTCAATTTATGCCACTAGCTACAGGTCAGTGACATTGTTTAATGATGACCATAAAATAATAACCCAATGTAATGTATGTGACTTTCATTGTTGAATGATGGAGGAATAGTCTACAAGGAAGCTGTTTTAATTCCCTCAGCAACAAAGAAATTGAAGTATCTGCTTGAGCCTCCTGTTTATGCCGAAGTAACCAGCCCTCGGGGAGGAAATGCCACTTTGCCATGTGTACTGCGATTCAAACCAAGCCATTACAAGGTGAAATGGACAAAACTGGAACCACTTCGTCATGGAAGCGAGAACATTGTCATGATCACAAACGGTTCAGCCCACAAACCCTATGGCCTGCTTGGGCCACGGGCCTCGCTTCGTAAGGCTCATGTCATGGATGCCTCACTACGACTCAGCAACCTGGAACTAGAAGACGGTGGTAGATATCGCTGTGAGCTGATCAACGGTATCGAGGATGAGAGTGTCATCATTACATTGGGGATAGAAGGTACATTTAGATGATTCTTGTAACCTTtctaaacatttcaaatgttgtaAAGAAACCGTATAGCTTGCTATTCAGACAAAAAtatatttggagaaaaaaaagcaaAATCATACAAATGTTTTGATATGTTGTGTGACTTAACATCAACATAAAAAGAGACAACTTCTATTTACTTTTAGGGATGGTGTTTCCATATCAGAGCAAAAAGGGCCGCTACAAATTCACCTACCAGGAAGCTAAGGAGGCCTGTGTTGAACAGGATGGCACATTGGCCACATTCAAGCAGCTATACAAAGGTATTCAATATTAAATCAGTAAAACATTGACAGTTTACTCTGTAACTTTGCTGATGCCATAGAGGTTTATGTAAGGCTAACTTTCACTAAGTAAACAGTAACACATTCTCATTGTGTAGCCTGGACAGAGGGTCTGGATTGGTGCAACGCAGGATGGCTCATCGATGGGACAGTCCACTACCCCATCCTGCACCCACGAGCAGAATGTGGGGGGGGGCTGCAGCCTGGAATTCGCAGCTATGGCCCCCGGGACAGGATCCGGGACCACTTTGATGCCTTCTGTTTCACCTCTAGAACCACAGGTCAGCTGAGTGGGTTTTGGTGCTTTGTGAAGATGTCAAATAGCAATGTCAGGACAGTCTTCATGTGCCAAATTAGTTCCACCCCTTTTAATTCTGGATGCTGCTTATTGAAAATGAATAAAAGGAGTTCAATTGGATTTGGGCGATGtggtacatttaaaaaattgtcTGGAACCAACATATTAATCAAACATTAATAAGGATGCAATTATGTTATAGTATTGGCAAAAGACTGTGTTCAGAACAGTCTTATGTTATTCTGACTGTAAACTTTCCATAGCAACAGGGTGACCTTTGGCGATACATAGGAGTGGGCTCGTTAATGGTCCTGAGAGGATGAGAATGGACAATAAAGGCTGTTGTTCAGACCCACTTGTGAACAAGTCCATCTGTGAGAAACTAGTTGCCCTTTAGTGACATTAGAACATCCACTGTAATCTGAAAATACAAACCTCAGTGGAAATGTTGAATTGGTTTTACCATATAGCATGGTTCCCTAATAAGTTTACATtctttattgttggacataaaatactgtacattttaatttaggaaatatgtttgaaagtattcccacacataatagagagatatacaggTATGTGATCatataagcaaggtttgaaatgattatgtttcagTCAAATGTTATATCTGGTTTgacttcttgcggtcaatttgcagtctacaaactATTTgtaattattatcattatttaaAAATCTgtgctgaatctagttgatcacTGCCATATAGGGATGGATACAGCACCATACTTAACTTAAATAACAGTCATGATATTGTTGTGAGTGCATGTCAACACTTCAGATCCAGAATGACTGAGACAACAAATGACTTCTAATGCTTTAGCACAGGGgttatcaactagattcagcagaGGGATgattttttttcttgagcggatggtcagggtgCAGGGACATACTTACAAATCATTTGTGTTCTGCAACAATTgacagcaagaagcccaaacagatataacatttgactaaaacaatcattttgaaccttgcttacatttgtatacgatcacagatttccaaaattgaaatcacttggagctgatttgctgatgtttttacagtcttttatgtccaacaataaaataaaaaggctCATACTTGGGGGGCTAAATAAAATCACCCGCAGTCCTAATAGAACCACGGGCCGCTAGTTGGCGAACACTGCTTTAGCAGGTTAAAGAACTTGTattccccttcctctcttccagGCTTTGTGTTCTTCGTTGGAGGGCCACTCACATTTGGGGAGGCAGTGCATGCGTgcaggggtgagggaggagagttaGCTCTGGTTGGACAGCTCTATTCAGCCTGGCGTTTCCTGAGCTATGACCGCTGTAATGGAGGTTGGTTGAAGGACGGCAGTGTGCGTTTCCCTATCACCACCCCTAGAGAGCGCTGTGGCGGTATTCCCGAGGCTGGGGTGCGCACCTTTGGGTACCCCAGCAAGACCCTGCGTCTCTATGGTGCCTACTGCTACAGGTAGCTTTCATGAGACCCATAGCGTGTGGAGCCTACATCCACTGACTTCATAGATCCAAGACGCAGCCATTGTGAAGACTACCAGTGTCCCCTACAGGTTTCATTACGCTTTTCTGCAATACTACAATATGTTATTACAGGAAACCTCAAAGGTTTAACACCTTTTTTTCATGGGATACATCAATAAAAGCCTGCCACTTTTTTGAGCTTTACTGCTACAGGTAACAACTGCTGTACATGTTTCCCTGTGTTTGTGTAACCTTTGTTATCCAAGAAGCACTATTCTAATGTAACAGGAAAGTTATTAAACAATGACAAATTCATAAAATGCTGCTAGCTTCTTATCTGATGTAAGAGAATGCGTGAATAGCAGAATGGAAGAAAGTATATGCATTGACCATAACTGTAATACAATAAAATATCTTGAAAGTGTATTTGATCAATGGCATTAAAATATAATTCAAATGCAACTATATTCACATGGATAAATACATTGTAATCGTTTTATTAGATTTATTTTCTATTCTCCAATAACTCAGACTACATTAACAAAATTAAGTTTTAATTAGTTTACAATGACCTTTTTTCTTTCATAACATGTTCATTGTGTAATTGTGCAGTCACAAATGGGATTAACAATTAGAATTATTTGATTACTGTTAAACACTACCAACGTAAAGTAGTACTTCCACTGGAACTAAGACAATGATGTAATTGATGCATGAAAATTGAAATACCATTGTGGACATTTTCACATATTCTTCCTAGTATCTTAGTGATTACGTTTTAAAATAACAAACTTTGGATTCTGGCTATTCTCAAACCAAGTACTTTTAAAGTGGATATTGGCTTCTAATATTGTGTCTAAAGTTTAAGACACCTGAAAAACAAAGAACCACATAAGAGGACATGTTGAGAAAATGCTTTGGGTTGTGGGAATTGAGAAGATGTGGATTGATAAGGAGATCTTCTTATACAAAAGCATACAAAAGTGGAAATCTTAATTCTGTCTTTGTGGCAGAGAGTGGGAAAGTGGCTTCAGTTAATGTCAGACCAGCTGAGGTTGAGATTTAGGTTGCACTTTACTAAAACTCTCCATCAAAATCATACTGTATACCATCATAAACATGTCATAAAACATGTTActagcagtcaaatacagtaatCCAACAGTGTCGTAGCACAGGTGGATATTGAAGTACTTCACTAGTCAACAATCACATGCAACAAACAAGCCCAATGATGGATGGGACATCTTCGTTAAAGCTCATTCCAATGACAAACTGTACTGTTCAAATGTGATCCATTTTCTCTAATAGTGGCCTTATGTTATGTACTCTTATTTGTAAGTGTGATCGATCAAGTCTGTTGATGTTCTAAATGGGTTTATCCTGGAAAGAGCTGGTGACAGGAATGTGATGACTCGTTCTCAGGGAGAACATTTATTTTACAAGGCTCCACCTTGTTGGAGGGACAAGGTTGGACAGTCTTTGAGTGGAACATAGGATTCCAGGGAAGGGGGCAGAGGGAAGGGGCATATTGAGTT harbors:
- the LOC109902028 gene encoding hyaluronan and proteoglycan link protein 2, whose protein sequence is MNCAAILILTTSCFSWTSAIYLPNRQATKKLKYLLEPPVYAEVTSPRGGNATLPCVLRFKPSHYKVKWTKLEPLRHGSENIVMITNGSAHKPYGLLGPRASLRKAHVMDASLRLSNLELEDGGRYRCELINGIEDESVIITLGIEGMVFPYQSKKGRYKFTYQEAKEACVEQDGTLATFKQLYKAWTEGLDWCNAGWLIDGTVHYPILHPRAECGGGLQPGIRSYGPRDRIRDHFDAFCFTSRTTGFVFFVGGPLTFGEAVHACRGEGGELALVGQLYSAWRFLSYDRCNGGWLKDGSVRFPITTPRERCGGIPEAGVRTFGYPSKTLRLYGAYCYR